In Eriocheir sinensis breed Jianghai 21 chromosome 64, ASM2467909v1, whole genome shotgun sequence, one DNA window encodes the following:
- the LOC126987067 gene encoding myb/SANT-like DNA-binding domain-containing protein 3, with product MATPGKGAPLSQGQKKFLLELVSEKPVLQDKSHGMAVTLEKVKAWQEIAAAFSLNYPADPKSEKQLKRAWEYTKMRAKKNHSHRVQHMFATGGGKSMPSPPKEDQLIMSTLSRELEPATQQCDTLDPNIVVVDASEVEQWQPEVPSFVKTILRIVEYAHQQDASEHDFFL from the exons ATGGCGACACCAGGCAAAGGAGCACCACTCAGCCAAGGGCAAAAGAAATTCCTGCTGGAGCTGGTGTCGGAGAAGCCTGTCCTGCAGGACAAGTCTCATGGGATGGCGGTCACCCTTGAGAAGGTCAAGGCGTGGCAAGAGATTGCTGCAGCCTTCAGCCTGAATTACCCGGCCGATCCCAAGTCGGAGAAACAACTTAAACGAGCATGGGAATACACGAAGATGAG GGCAAAGAAGAACCACAGCCACCGTGTGCAGCACATGTTTGCAACTGGTGGAGGGAAATCCATGCCTTCACCACCTAAAGAAGACCAGCTGATCATGTCAACCCTCTCGCGGGAGCTGGAACCTGCGACCCAGCAGTGTGACACCCTGGATCCAAACATTGTGGTCGTGGATGCCTCTGAAGTTG AGCAATGGCAGCCAGAGGTTCCTTCGTTTGTGAAAACCATTCTACGTATTGTGGAATATGCTCATCAACAAGACGCCTCGGAACATGACTTCTTTCTCTGA